In Macadamia integrifolia cultivar HAES 741 unplaced genomic scaffold, SCU_Mint_v3 scaffold1106, whole genome shotgun sequence, the genomic stretch TCTTGTTCCATCCCGCTTTCTGGGGTGTTTCTGTTGTGGAGCTTACAACCGACCCTCATGGCGTCACATACTGAATAGTATGTGATTTTAAGTTCAATTCTTCGTATTTTCTTGGAGTCACTTATACGGGAGTGTTTAGTGATTTTTCATTActtttggtgaaagttgaatgattctcattcaattcTGATAAGATACGATTCATACGGCTGTGGGGTCAGTAAGGACCAGtaggactagtcaagccgaaggcttgaatacccattgttagcaaaaaataaaataaaaaaataaaaattcaagaatgAAAAGATGTTTCCAATTGATATAGGCAAATGAGGACCAAAGTCACTTAGATCTCAAAGTCAAAGTTAAAGTCAAAGTCAAAATCATCCACATTGCAATTGTTCTAATTTCATTGATTATTCCAACTTGTAATTAATACATTACGCACCAAATTctttagctgatactttttttccccccctctCATTAATTTTTTCTAAGTTAATAATCATAGCAATTTGATTACTTATGTTGTTTCCATCAACTCTACCAACTTGCAATGCTTTATTGTAATTAAAGTCTTTCACATAGTTTCGAGACTCTAATTGTCTACATCACGGGCGGTGTCTTGTCAATTTTCCTACTCTATTAGTGCTGAAGCACGAAGGTGGCCTCCACTCATTATGGCGCAAAGAAAGAAAGTTTCTCACTGATTGACATTCCTTCCCTCCACTGTTTAAGTGTGTACTTGATTGGTTCCTTGGTCATCATTACATTACATTACTATTCACTATTGACATAGTGGAAACTACTTATCACTAAGGACCCGTTTGTTAAGAGGGAATTGGGGGTGGGAGTGTTGTCAAAATGGAATCCACATATTAATAGggttaaaaacaagaaaataaaaatgtagtAAAATTAACGGTATAATTGGTATTCGGTTTTAGATTTGGGGCATATTTAGTATTATGTCAATATGGAGAAGGAAACATCGTGTTCAAGTGTGGAGCTCCATATTATTTAGGGCGTTATCTTCTATaatataattaagaaaaaagaagcacATGACATCGGACTGCAAATTCCAGCATGCGACCTCTCAAATAATGAGATGTGAGGCACATACTGAaactcttttcatttttatcccATGTGAATGATATCCTTTTCACACTACCTTAAAATTTGTAGCATCTCCAAGCTCTTCTTGTTGGCACATCCAAAATATAGATAAACTTTATACTTGCATAGATCACTCTTCCAAAACCAGCATCTCCACTGTGAAAACAAAGGAGTCAAGCTTGAATTGATAGTGGCCAATATATTTCCAAACAGTGAAACTGCAATCTTGTAAATTTATGAAACTCTAAGCCTCCTACAGCTTAAGTCCTAGTTGCCCAACCATGTTCAAGTTTAATGCTGTCATAACAATTAGATTTTCCCAAGAAAAATGAACTTCATGGCTAGGGTAAAGGGTGTAGAGGTTCCAAGATCAGGTTCAAATTGGGATCCCACCCCATGGATAAGATCTGAACTGAGACTGTAAGTTGTAaaatttctctattttcccACTACTTCCTATTGATTTCCTGAATGTTATCCTCCTTGTTTTTCCACCACTTGCAAGTTAGAAGTGACTGGATAATTCAATCATTCAAGTTATAATCAAAGTCGAAGTCAAAAGTCAAAGTCTTTAGCTTATACATTGTCTCTCTCTAATTTCTGAGTTAAAAAATCAAAGCGAATCGATTTCTTGTGTTTCCATTGACTCTGCCAACTGGTAATGCATTATTGACCTAATATTGTAGTCTTTCATATAGTTCATAATTCCGAGACTCCAAACCAGTGAAGCACAAAGGTGGCCTCCTCCACTGGTAAAGTATCCACTTGGTCTCTTAGTCCTAGTGTGACTGATCATCCTCTTGGACCAATACAATGCCATAATACTGATAGCCATGGGTGAGGAAAAACTCGGTCTTGGAAAATATGTTTACAAAAACCTAGTTGCAAGTAAAATATGGCACAAAGTctttaatataaaatttaaaattgaatggAACTATCCTCCAATACATTAAGTTAGTGTATCATTGGTACTTGAATGAATGCTAACTATGGGGCATATTTCGAATTATGTCAATGAGGAGAAGGAAACTGAGGTGCTCAAATGTGGAGCTTCATCATACCTGTTCAAGTATGGACTTGACAATTTTCAAAACCTCTCAATATTCTATGCGTGTGGTGGACGAAGTCcaaaagaaatagagagaagCACGGGAGTGACCATGTGATTAACAATTCATTcagactttttattttattcatatgCTATGATTAGGGTGGTAGAACGTAAAAACGCAAATAGATGAAGTTGTGGTAAAACATAAACATTTAGGGAATTTCAGAAGTACTCTAAGCCGATATGGATCATCCTGAATCAAACCATATCGAATAGATTTATCCCAAGTTTAATTGTTAATAAAAATCcgttttttattatgtttttacccTTGGACCATACCCATGTATCAGGATGATTAGATCAATTAAGATTGAAGATTGATTAAGGTTTATTAACTTGAGGAATCCAAAATGAATTGTTCATTTGAATTGTCAATCCCAATAGGAGAATATATACAACCATTACATATATCATTCCCAATATGTTTCCTTCGTATATGGAAGATACATATTGAGAGTTTATATTGATGGAAAGTTCAGGTGGAGATAAGAAGGATGAGGTGGAAAGATAATGATGATAAGACtacccctcaagttggtgcgtGGAGATCCCAAACACCCAACTTGGACGTTAGAAACCGAAATTGATCTTGACCGAGTGCCTTTGTAAAGACATTGGCTAGCTAGAGGCGAGACGCAATCTTCGATGGCTGAATTAACCCTTGCTGGTATTTTTTATGAACGAGATGGCAATCGATCTCGATGTATTTCGTTCCTATGAAAAACAGGGTTGGCAACAATATGGAGGGCGGCCTTGTTATTGCAGTACAAAGGAATCAGTGTTGGATAGGCCAAGCTAATGTCACGCAATAAAGTTGTCAACTATACCAGTTCCCAAGTAGCAATGGCTATGGCACGATATTTGGCCTCGGCAAAAGAATGGGAAAGTGTATATTGCTTCTTTATCTTCCAAGAGATAAGACTAGAACCCAGTATGAACAATAACCCATCGTCGATCGGCAAGTCATGGGAAACTAGCCATTTTTGAGCCACAATAAGCCCGAAAACTCCAAGGTTGCATTGGCTAGATAATAAAGCCCTTGGCCCAGAGTCTACTTAAGGTAGTTAAATAAGCGGTGGGCTGCATCCATGTGGGGTTACCGTGGCTGGTGCATAAATTGGCTCAAAATGATGACGGCTAGAACAATATAAGGGTGTTTCACTGTAAGGTAGATCAATTGGCCCACCAAAAGCTGATAAAGAGAAGCATCCTATAGAACACCTCCCATGTCATTAGATAGCTCCAAATTGAGCTCCATGGGAGCGACATCAGGCCTGTCAACAGTGTAACCACAATCATTTAAGATGTCGAGCACATCTTTATGCTGACAAAAGTGAAAGTCCTTTTGGGACTGAGCAACTTTgattcccaaaaaatattttagtgGCCGAGATCCATGATATGAAACTGATGATGAAGCATGCATTGAACATCATagatgagagagagatcagACACAGTGACAATCACATTATCAACAAATAAGAGGATGAAAACAATGCAGAACTCCAGTTTAATATGAAAAGTGAATGATCTGCATGAGAACGCCGAAAACCATAAGCACACAGAGCTGTGGAAAACTTGGAATACCATTGGCGAGATGGCTGTTTAAGGTCATATAAGGACTTGTTCAGACGACAGATAAATGTCTTCCCCCTTTTTGTGATATCCAGGTAAAAGTTCATTAttgacatccatttggtgaagcaGCAATCCCTTAACACTTGCCAAGGCAAGAAGAACACAAACACCGATAAACTTGGCCATAGGTGCAAAAGTATCATGGTAGTCCACCACTTCAATTTGGGtgtacctaggggtgtcaattcctaaaccgaaccggtaaaaccggccggaccgaaccgataacaacccggaccgaaccgaaccgaagccttattggttcggttcggtttcaagtattgtaaccccaaaaccaaaccgaaccgcaccgaaaaccggatgaacccgaaaccaaactgaaaccggctcaaaacccggaccgaaaccgaaaccaaaccggtaagaaaccgaaacactccaaaattcattaaaaaaattaaaatttgaatagttttgtatacatttgtatggaaaatcgaattcaaactagaccaaaaatcaaaaccaaccccgttacaaatcgatttaagaaatcgaagttcaaaaattcatcatttggttgtttcctaatggcttcataccggtttaaaaaaccgatccaaaccgaaatgaacctaataaatccaaaccggtaccaacccgaacccaaaccgcaccgaaaccgacaccggaccgaaactgataaatccttattgggtcggtttcggtcacttccaaactcacaccgaaaccggtggaaccggaccgaaaccgcaccgacccggaccgttgacacccctggCAACAAACCATATTGTTTAATAGTTCTTCCCAccatattgtttttttttagttccatGCCTCATAACACTCAATAGTTCCATCCGAGACGTTTAGTACTGTAGAACCATTTCGAACCAATGGGTTTCTTTCCAGGTGGATGATTGCAACTCGTCCATCATCATTTTTTCATCTGACAATCTAATGTAGTATCAGATCTTCTTTTTCAAAAGAGGATTCACTGGGAGAGACAACCGACACTTCCACACCTTCGTTTGATTTGTAGTTACGTTTCTTTCACGCAACAAATTAAAGAGTTGAATTGTGGAAGAAATCATTTTGTTGACTTCGTGCGTCAAGaaccttattttatttatttatttaattggaATTCAAAAAACTAGATATCACCTGGCCTCTCTATAAATTAGCAATCAAGATGACAACATAATGGTATGTATGTATGGTTGATTCACTGGACTTATCTCCCATGGCTTACTACTCATCCACCCGTTCTTCTCTCAGTACTTCTCCGACTCCGTTAATGTCGTTTTTCTATCTTTGCCTTATTATCTTATTCCTCAGTACTTCCTCTGCGTTTGGTAGTGGATTAGGGGTCTCTTCCTCTCAGTCATCATCAAGTGAAACAGAGGCTCTACTCAAATGGAAAGCCACTCTCCAAAACTACTCTGTCCCTGCTCTCCGTTCTTGGAAGCTTACATCGTCATCCTCAGCACCAATCCCCTGCTGCAACTGGTTTGGTATAACTTGTAACGAAGCCCGAACCAGCGTGGTTGAGATTAGCCTTCCAGGACTGGAGCTGCAAGGTACGCTTCACAACTtcaccttctcttcctttcccaaTCTCTTCAGTCTCAATCTCAGTGGCAATGGACTCACAGGAGCCATACCAGATCAAATTGGTAGCCTCTCCAAACTCACCAACCTTGATCTCTCCAATATTAATCTTTCTGGCGTTCTGCCTCCCTTGAGTAATTTAAGCAGCCTGCACTTCTTAGACCTCTATGGCAATGAAATCAGTGGCACAATTCCTTTAGAAATAGGGAATATGAAAAATCTGGTTGAGTTAGCAATAGGTTCGAATAAATTCACTGGTATGATCCCCCATGTCCTGGCTAATTTAAGCAACCTTCACTTTCTATACTTGCATACCAATGAAGTCAGTGGTCCAATACCTTACGCAATGGGAAATCTAGAAAATTTGGTTATGTTGGACCTAGATGCAAACAAGCTCAGTggtccaatccctcattctctgtctAATTTAAGTAGACTAGAGAGCCTCTATCTGTTTGAcaatcaattatctggtccaGTGTCTTCAGAAATCGGAGATATGAAAAATATGATTGACTTGGAGCTATCTCATAACAGCCTTAGTggtccaatccctcattctctaTCTAATTTAACTAGACTAGAGACCCTCTATTTGTTTGAAAATCAATTATCTGGTCTTGTGCCTTCtgaaattggagatatgaaaaatctgaTTGACTTGGAGCTATCTCATAACAACCTTAGTggtccaatccctcattctctCTCTAATTTAACTAGACTAGAGACCCTCTATCTGTTTGACAATCAATTATCTAGTCTGGTGCCTCtagaaattggagatatgaaaAATTTGGTTCAATTGGCACTACAACAAAACAAATTCAGCggtccaatccctcattctTTGTCTAATTTAACTAGACTAGAGACACTCTATTTGTATTCgaatcaattatctggtccTGTGCCTTCTGAAATCggagatatgaaaaatctgaTTGACTTGGAGCTATCTGAAAACAACCTCAGTggtccaatccctcattctctgtcAAATTTAATTAGACTAGAGACCCTCTATTTGCATTCgaatcaattatctggtccaATGCCTTCTGAAATCGTAGATATGAAAAATCTGATTGACTTGGAACTATCTCAAAACAACCTCAGTggtccaatccctcattctctgtctAATTTAACTGGACTAGAGTTTCTCTATTTGCATTCGAATCAATTATTTGGTACAATGCCTTCTGAAATCGGAGATATAAAAAATCTGATTGAATTGGAGCTATCTGAAAACAATCTCAGTggtccaatccctcattctctgtctAATTTAACTAGACTAGGGTCCCTCTCTTTGAATTCGAATCAATTATCTGGTGCCATACCTCAAGACTTTGGTAGCCAAGCATCCATTGTAAAATTTCAGTTGTGCAACAACCTCTTATCTGGAAGATTACCACAACAAATATGCCAAGGACGATCACTTCAAAGATTAGTGGTTCAAAACAATAGTATTACGGGTCCTATTCCTGACTTCAGAAGTTGCACAAGTTTAATGAGAGTTAGACTtgaaaaaaacctattagtagGAAATATAACTGATAGTTTTGGTGTATATCCGCATCTTTATTACATTGATATGAGTTACAACTGACTATATGGAGAGCTATCACCAAATTGGGGAAAATGTAAGAATTTGTCCATTCTGAAGATTTCTGGAAATAATATTAGTGGGAAG encodes the following:
- the LOC122062789 gene encoding probable leucine-rich repeat receptor-like protein kinase At1g35710, encoding MVDSLDLSPMAYYSSTRSSLSTSPTPLMSFFYLCLIILFLSTSSAFGSGLGVSSSQSSSSETEALLKWKATLQNYSVPALRSWKLTSSSSAPIPCCNWFGITCNEARTSVVEISLPGLELQGTLHNFTFSSFPNLFSLNLSGNGLTGAIPDQIGSLSKLTNLDLSNINLSGVLPPLSNLSSLHFLDLYGNEISGTIPLEIGNMKNLVELAIGSNKFTGMIPHVLANLSNLHFLYLHTNEVSGPIPYAMGNLENLVMLDLDANKLSGPIPHSLSNLSRLESLYLFDNQLSGPVSSEIGDMKNMIDLELSHNSLSGPIPHSLSNLTRLETLYLFENQLSGLVPSEIGDMKNLIDLELSHNNLSGPIPHSLSNLTRLETLYLFDNQLSSLVPLEIGDMKNLVQLALQQNKFSGPIPHSLSNLTRLETLYLYSNQLSGPVPSEIGDMKNLIDLELSENNLSGPIPHSLSNLIRLETLYLHSNQLSGPMPSEIVDMKNLIDLELSQNNLSGPIPHSLSNLTGLEFLYLHSNQLFGTMPSEIGDIKNLIELELSENNLSGPIPHSLSNLTRLGSLSLNSNQLSGAIPQDFGSQASIVKFQLCNNLLSGRLPQQICQGRSLQRLVVQNNSITGPIPDFRSCTSLMRYGELSPNWGKCKNLSILKISGNNISGKIPPEIGQLTRLGLLDLSFNKLAGEIPKEFGRLSNLFHLNIRGNNISGHVPIGMNKLINLEFLDLLENKLTGSIPSQLGQCSKLSSLDLSWN